One genomic window of Pelagicoccus enzymogenes includes the following:
- a CDS encoding fumarate hydratase, translating to MASPEFKYQPIIELGPDDTEYRHLTSEFVSVSEFDGKEILKVEPEALTYLAKTAIRDVSFMLRPAHLKQVAAILEDPESSENDKHVALTLLRNAEVSAQGVLPFCQDTGTAIVMGKKGQQVWTGGNDEEALSKGIYETYAKENLRYSQTAPLSMYEEKNTGTNLPAQIDLYATEGAEYKFQFLCKGGGSANKTYLFQETKALLNPERLEAFLVEKMMSLGTAACPPYHLCFVIGGTSAEANLKYVKLASTKYLDKMPTSGNALGRGFRDIELEEKILERAKECGIGAQFGGKYFALDVRIIRLPRHGASCPVGIGVSCSADRNIKAKINKDGLWVEQLEGDPARFIPDAFKNKAEAKVIELDLNRPMKEILAELTQYPVQTRLSLKGTIIVARDIAHAKLKERLDRGEGLPQYVKDHPIYYAGPAKTPKGLPSGSFGPTTAGRMDSYVEQFQAAGGSMIMLAKGNRSQQVTDACAKHGGFYLGSIGGPAAILAKESIKKVELVEYEELGMEAIWKIEVENFPAFILVDDKGNDFFKLIRKQNVKCAK from the coding sequence ATGGCTTCTCCAGAATTCAAGTACCAGCCGATCATCGAGCTAGGCCCTGACGACACCGAGTATCGTCACCTTACCAGCGAATTCGTTTCCGTGTCGGAGTTTGACGGCAAGGAAATCCTCAAGGTCGAGCCGGAGGCGCTCACTTACCTCGCCAAGACGGCGATTCGCGACGTTTCCTTCATGCTTCGTCCCGCCCACTTGAAGCAAGTGGCGGCCATCCTCGAGGATCCGGAGTCATCGGAGAACGACAAGCACGTGGCACTCACGCTCCTGCGCAACGCGGAGGTGTCGGCCCAAGGCGTGCTTCCTTTTTGCCAAGACACGGGCACGGCTATCGTGATGGGCAAGAAGGGGCAGCAGGTTTGGACCGGCGGGAACGACGAGGAAGCGCTCTCCAAGGGGATTTACGAGACTTACGCCAAGGAAAACCTTCGCTACTCGCAGACGGCTCCGCTCTCCATGTACGAGGAGAAGAACACGGGCACCAACTTGCCGGCCCAGATCGACCTCTACGCGACGGAAGGGGCCGAGTACAAGTTTCAGTTCCTCTGCAAGGGCGGAGGCTCCGCCAACAAGACTTACCTTTTCCAGGAGACCAAGGCGCTGCTCAATCCGGAGCGTTTGGAAGCGTTTTTGGTGGAAAAGATGATGAGCCTCGGCACCGCGGCGTGCCCGCCTTACCACTTGTGTTTCGTGATCGGCGGCACCTCGGCGGAAGCCAACCTCAAGTACGTGAAGCTCGCTTCCACCAAGTACCTCGACAAGATGCCGACCTCTGGCAACGCGCTGGGCCGCGGTTTCCGCGACATCGAGCTGGAAGAGAAGATTCTCGAGCGAGCCAAGGAGTGCGGCATCGGGGCCCAGTTTGGCGGCAAGTACTTCGCTCTCGACGTGCGCATCATCCGCTTGCCTCGCCACGGGGCGAGCTGTCCGGTGGGGATCGGCGTTTCCTGTTCGGCCGACCGCAACATCAAGGCCAAGATCAACAAGGACGGCCTTTGGGTGGAGCAGCTCGAAGGCGATCCGGCCCGTTTCATTCCGGACGCCTTCAAGAACAAGGCGGAAGCGAAAGTCATCGAGCTCGACCTGAATCGTCCCATGAAGGAAATCTTGGCGGAGCTCACCCAGTACCCTGTGCAGACGCGGCTCTCGCTCAAGGGCACCATCATCGTGGCGCGCGACATCGCCCATGCGAAACTCAAGGAGCGGCTCGATCGCGGGGAAGGCTTGCCGCAGTACGTGAAGGACCACCCGATTTATTACGCAGGCCCGGCCAAGACGCCCAAGGGCTTGCCCTCCGGTAGCTTCGGTCCCACCACGGCGGGTCGCATGGACTCCTACGTGGAGCAGTTCCAGGCGGCGGGCGGCAGCATGATCATGTTGGCGAAGGGGAACCGCAGCCAGCAGGTGACCGACGCTTGCGCGAAGCATGGCGGTTTCTATCTCGGATCCATCGGCGGACCGGCGGCCATCCTGGCCAAGGAAAGCATCAAGAAGGTGGAGCTGGTGGAGTACGAGGAGCTGGGCATGGAGGCGATTTGGAAGATCGAGGTGGAGAACTTCCCCGCTTTCATCCTGGTCGACGACAAGGGCAACGACTTCTTCAAGCTGATCCGCAAGCAGAACGTCAAGTGCGCCAAGTAG
- a CDS encoding SLC13 family permease, translating into MNLKTILGLALGILGLAAGIFVPIEGLGLPAQITLGIFIFAAVFWIMEPIPIYATSMLVILLQVMLLSSQGFIFSVRTAPLAETRVAENGALVVPASALGEGGEVYLNKSNKSLAKVVPTSVEAVGEGKVALRGKGLDGEALVIADPQHRSISAGANSYSDFYGTLASPIIMLFLGGFALAAAAVKFGLDRSLTRVLLSPFGKRPAMVCLGLMICTATLSAFMSNTATTAMMMTVVLPIVGSIAPGDPFRKCVALAIPVAANIGGIATPIGTPPNAIALAALKESGINISFSTWMVMAVPFTIALLVFAWWMLLVLFKPEAEQLEVKLSGSFDKSAKAIAAYLIFAATVLLWVTEKLHGISTTMVAFLPIAILPALGVLDKKDIRGFSWEVLWLVAGGISLGLSLKSTGLAVWLIGLVSWSSLGALGVVIVFGVVGYLVANLISHTVSATMIMPLAITVGAALASVGGFNLAASIVSITAIISIAMVLPISTPPNAIAMATGIIETKDMAKVGVVVGVAGVALAIVFGLVYWPLIVR; encoded by the coding sequence ATGAATTTGAAGACTATCCTCGGTCTTGCCTTAGGAATCCTCGGCCTGGCGGCCGGCATATTTGTCCCCATCGAAGGCTTGGGGCTGCCGGCGCAGATCACTCTCGGCATTTTTATTTTTGCGGCGGTTTTCTGGATCATGGAGCCGATTCCGATCTACGCGACTTCGATGCTGGTAATCTTGCTGCAGGTGATGCTGCTGAGCAGCCAAGGCTTCATTTTTTCGGTCCGCACCGCTCCGCTGGCGGAAACGAGAGTGGCTGAAAACGGAGCTCTCGTGGTTCCGGCGTCGGCGTTGGGCGAGGGGGGCGAAGTCTATCTCAACAAGTCCAACAAGTCGCTGGCGAAGGTGGTGCCGACATCGGTTGAAGCGGTGGGGGAAGGAAAGGTTGCCTTGAGGGGCAAGGGCTTGGACGGCGAGGCTCTCGTAATCGCGGATCCGCAGCACCGTTCGATATCGGCGGGCGCGAACTCGTATTCAGATTTCTATGGTACCTTAGCCAGCCCGATCATCATGCTTTTCTTGGGAGGCTTCGCTTTGGCGGCGGCGGCGGTGAAATTCGGTCTGGACCGGAGTTTGACTCGGGTGCTGCTTTCGCCGTTCGGGAAGCGTCCCGCTATGGTTTGCCTCGGTTTGATGATTTGCACGGCAACGCTTTCCGCTTTCATGAGCAATACGGCTACCACCGCCATGATGATGACGGTGGTGCTTCCGATCGTGGGCAGCATTGCTCCCGGAGATCCCTTCCGCAAGTGCGTGGCCTTGGCGATTCCGGTAGCCGCCAACATTGGCGGCATCGCCACTCCTATCGGTACGCCGCCTAACGCGATCGCCCTAGCGGCCTTGAAGGAAAGCGGCATCAACATCTCCTTTTCGACTTGGATGGTGATGGCGGTTCCGTTCACGATCGCCTTGCTGGTGTTCGCTTGGTGGATGCTGCTTGTTCTTTTCAAGCCGGAAGCGGAGCAGCTAGAGGTAAAGCTGAGCGGCAGTTTCGACAAGTCGGCCAAGGCGATCGCAGCCTACCTCATCTTCGCGGCCACGGTTTTGCTATGGGTAACGGAAAAGCTGCATGGGATTTCCACGACCATGGTTGCCTTTCTCCCGATCGCGATCCTCCCGGCTCTGGGCGTATTGGACAAGAAGGACATTCGTGGCTTCTCCTGGGAGGTCCTTTGGCTGGTCGCAGGTGGTATTTCGCTGGGGCTTTCCCTCAAGTCCACCGGATTGGCGGTTTGGCTGATTGGCTTGGTTTCCTGGAGTTCGCTGGGGGCGCTAGGGGTGGTAATCGTCTTTGGCGTGGTTGGCTACTTGGTGGCGAATCTGATCTCCCACACCGTTTCCGCCACCATGATCATGCCATTGGCGATCACAGTGGGAGCTGCCTTGGCAAGCGTTGGAGGTTTCAATCTCGCCGCGTCCATCGTTTCCATCACCGCGATCATCAGTATCGCGATGGTGCTGCCTATTTCGACTCCGCCCAACGCCATTGCGATGGCAACGGGTATCATCGAAACCAAGGACATGGCCAAGGTCGGCGTAGTCGTCGGCGTGGCCGGAGTGGCTCTCGCCATCGTTTTCGGGCTCGTTTACTGGCCCTTGATTGTTCGTTAA
- a CDS encoding response regulator codes for MNQIYILCIDDEADVLEAVERDLATLENVFPLETASSADEARGLLERIKQQGDEVGIAFCDHVMPKETGGEFLSWMEATPYWKKTRKALLTGQAGLEATVSAINNAGLDFYVSKPWTREGLVQAAKRLLTDYVIERDLNPLPYMATLDAERLSAHAYKKGLLSDT; via the coding sequence ATGAACCAGATCTACATACTCTGTATCGATGACGAAGCCGATGTCCTGGAAGCGGTTGAGCGTGACCTCGCGACTTTAGAAAACGTGTTTCCGTTGGAGACAGCCTCTTCTGCGGACGAGGCTCGCGGTTTGCTGGAAAGAATAAAGCAGCAGGGCGACGAGGTGGGAATCGCTTTTTGCGACCATGTCATGCCCAAGGAAACGGGCGGCGAGTTTTTGAGCTGGATGGAGGCAACGCCTTACTGGAAAAAGACCCGCAAGGCGCTGTTGACAGGCCAAGCGGGACTGGAGGCGACCGTCTCGGCTATCAACAACGCGGGCTTGGATTTCTACGTATCCAAACCTTGGACGCGCGAAGGGTTGGTGCAGGCTGCCAAGCGATTGCTCACCGACTATGTGATCGAGAGAGACCTGAACCCTCTTCCGTACATGGCGACCTTGGACGCCGAGCGCCTCTCGGCTCACGCCTACAAAAAGGGCCTTCTCTCGGATACCTGA
- a CDS encoding ATP-binding protein yields the protein MDDSLKSVFSESTLSASGIRTLVEALPQLDASRRDYAANETILQEGELNDCLVILMEGRARLIKDDEKGRPLVVDTFGPGALLGLTSFWGKTEVFASVQADTDLVCVSIDRVLFDSLTSENPDFVRAVQGLFVRNLSDRYRNMVRAQVAREKLSAQLEQERNHLRDALKRLEETTNRMVNQEKLATMGQLLAGIAHEINNPVGALLRGIESAKEALEHAFDANGKDSLEYTLLSEGWNCPYWSPEEKRARMSSALSDFPQLGRPLARRVAQLTDAAYNLLRKPIKKNAKELDRLLSVYELGVCFRAVRLSGGRIGKIITSLRNYGKQGGSESEECDLSEGIRDTLTVLNNRLKRYELKLDLAQLPPLSCNLGEINQVWTNLLANAMDATEEGGEICVSASVEGDDILVCIEDSGTGIDPSKLEKVFEANFTTKNSSGSFGLGLGLSISRDIVEKHGGTLRASNRSGGGARFEARFPLGR from the coding sequence ATGGACGATTCGCTCAAAAGCGTCTTTTCCGAATCGACACTTTCGGCTTCCGGAATTCGCACTTTAGTCGAAGCCTTGCCTCAGCTTGACGCTTCGCGGCGGGACTATGCGGCAAACGAAACGATTCTGCAGGAAGGCGAGCTCAACGATTGCCTCGTCATTTTGATGGAAGGCAGGGCTCGGCTAATCAAGGACGACGAAAAGGGACGTCCCCTCGTGGTGGATACCTTCGGTCCTGGGGCCCTGTTGGGATTGACCAGTTTTTGGGGGAAAACGGAGGTTTTCGCTAGCGTGCAGGCCGATACGGATCTCGTTTGCGTTTCGATTGACCGCGTCTTGTTTGATTCCCTTACCTCGGAGAATCCGGACTTCGTGCGAGCGGTGCAGGGCTTGTTCGTGCGGAATCTGTCGGACCGTTATCGCAACATGGTGCGGGCTCAGGTGGCTCGGGAAAAGCTCTCGGCTCAGCTGGAGCAGGAGAGGAACCACCTGCGTGACGCCTTGAAGCGATTGGAAGAGACGACGAACCGCATGGTGAACCAAGAGAAGCTGGCTACGATGGGGCAGCTTCTAGCGGGCATCGCCCACGAGATCAACAACCCGGTGGGCGCTCTTTTGCGGGGAATCGAGTCCGCGAAGGAAGCGCTGGAGCATGCCTTCGATGCGAACGGGAAGGATTCGCTGGAGTACACTTTGCTGAGCGAAGGGTGGAATTGCCCTTATTGGAGTCCGGAAGAGAAACGCGCACGCATGAGCTCGGCTCTGTCAGACTTCCCTCAACTCGGCCGCCCCTTGGCGCGGAGGGTCGCTCAGCTGACCGATGCCGCCTACAACCTGCTTCGCAAGCCCATCAAGAAAAACGCCAAGGAGCTAGACCGCTTGTTGTCGGTTTACGAACTCGGGGTCTGTTTTCGAGCGGTTCGCCTCTCGGGCGGCCGTATCGGAAAGATCATTACGAGTTTGAGAAATTATGGAAAGCAGGGCGGCTCCGAATCTGAAGAGTGCGATCTATCGGAAGGGATTCGAGATACGCTAACAGTGCTGAACAACCGCTTGAAACGCTATGAACTGAAGCTGGACCTCGCTCAACTGCCGCCGCTTTCTTGCAACCTTGGGGAGATCAACCAAGTTTGGACGAACCTGTTGGCGAATGCCATGGATGCCACGGAGGAAGGCGGCGAGATTTGCGTGTCTGCATCTGTGGAGGGCGACGATATTCTCGTTTGTATCGAAGATTCAGGTACAGGTATCGACCCCTCGAAGCTAGAAAAGGTTTTCGAGGCAAACTTCACGACGAAAAACTCGAGCGGCAGCTTCGGCTTGGGGCTTGGCTTGTCCATTTCGCGGGACATAGTGGAAAAGCACGGTGGAACCTTGCGGGCGAGCAATCGCAGCGGAGGTGGGGCTCGTTTCGAGGCTCGTTTCCCGCTTGGTAGGTAA
- a CDS encoding aspartate:alanine exchanger family transporter, whose product MNTLEIIFGNALIVLFFVVGLGLLLGNLTIKGIGLGSSGVLFVALLAGHLGLEIPAGVGSFGLVLFVYCVGIGAGPRFFPALAREGGGLAKLSLIIVSVGALTAWGLGRFFELPTDLTAGLFAGALTSTPALAAASEGTKVSAEGVAIGYGIAYPFGVIGVVLFVQLLPKLIKSKEPEEETEADRAEKEVQHLLVEVSNSNLVGLKIGDENLSRFGCQVSRVMKEGRLVPLNSEDEFFLGQNLMLVGRSRDIKLATDFIGKKSEASYVMDTESERDRLVVLSKEVGGKALQEIGALRNFGVVVTRVERLGQTFVPTPATRIEVNDVLTSVGQTDGLKRFGELIGHRPQAFDQTDMISLAVGLSLGIFCGMVPIALPGGDPMTLGLAGGPLFVSLVLGYFGRIGRVVGYIPRPTRLLLQELGLVLFLANAGIVGGASLGETVSKYGATVFVTGGMITLLPLLVAYVFARKGLGLTQPQTLGGICGGMTSTPALGALTASSNSQQPIVSYATAYPVALIMMTVLAKVLIQVMGAGGGAGM is encoded by the coding sequence ATGAATACGCTAGAAATCATATTTGGGAACGCCTTGATCGTGCTCTTCTTTGTCGTAGGGCTAGGCTTGCTGCTAGGGAACCTGACGATCAAAGGCATCGGGCTCGGTAGCTCAGGCGTGCTTTTTGTCGCCTTGCTCGCGGGGCATTTGGGTCTGGAAATTCCAGCCGGAGTGGGAAGCTTCGGATTGGTGCTGTTCGTTTATTGCGTAGGCATAGGGGCGGGGCCGCGATTCTTTCCCGCCTTGGCAAGAGAAGGGGGAGGACTTGCCAAGCTAAGCTTGATCATCGTATCGGTGGGAGCTCTCACGGCCTGGGGCTTGGGGCGATTCTTCGAGTTGCCCACCGATCTCACGGCAGGGCTCTTCGCGGGGGCCTTGACCAGCACGCCGGCCTTGGCCGCTGCATCTGAAGGTACGAAAGTGTCGGCTGAGGGGGTCGCAATCGGTTACGGCATCGCTTATCCATTTGGTGTGATCGGCGTCGTGTTGTTCGTGCAGTTGCTGCCGAAGCTGATCAAGTCCAAGGAGCCGGAAGAGGAGACCGAGGCGGACCGTGCCGAAAAGGAGGTTCAGCACTTGCTGGTGGAAGTCTCTAACTCGAACTTGGTGGGGCTGAAGATCGGGGACGAAAACCTGTCCCGCTTCGGTTGTCAGGTTTCGCGGGTGATGAAGGAAGGTCGTCTGGTGCCCTTGAACAGCGAGGACGAGTTCTTCTTGGGGCAGAACTTGATGTTGGTTGGACGCTCTCGGGACATCAAGTTGGCTACGGATTTTATCGGCAAGAAGAGCGAAGCGAGCTACGTGATGGATACCGAGAGCGAGCGGGATCGTTTGGTGGTTTTGTCGAAGGAAGTGGGAGGTAAGGCCTTGCAGGAAATCGGAGCCCTGCGGAACTTTGGAGTCGTGGTCACGCGAGTGGAGCGACTGGGGCAGACCTTCGTTCCGACGCCTGCCACGCGAATCGAAGTGAACGACGTTCTTACTTCGGTAGGGCAGACGGACGGATTGAAACGTTTTGGCGAGTTGATCGGGCATCGCCCGCAGGCGTTCGACCAGACCGACATGATCTCTCTGGCGGTGGGGCTCAGCTTAGGGATATTTTGTGGAATGGTTCCGATCGCGTTGCCAGGGGGAGACCCGATGACCTTAGGGTTGGCGGGTGGTCCTTTGTTCGTGTCGCTGGTTCTTGGATACTTTGGCCGGATCGGTCGTGTGGTTGGCTATATCCCGAGGCCGACGCGTCTGCTGCTGCAGGAGTTGGGGTTGGTGCTTTTCTTGGCGAATGCGGGCATCGTGGGTGGCGCCAGCTTGGGGGAGACCGTTTCCAAATATGGGGCGACCGTTTTTGTGACGGGAGGCATGATTACGCTTTTGCCATTGTTGGTTGCCTACGTTTTCGCTCGCAAGGGCTTAGGCTTGACCCAACCCCAGACTTTGGGAGGGATTTGCGGGGGCATGACCAGCACGCCAGCCCTGGGAGCTTTGACCGCCTCGAGCAACTCCCAGCAGCCGATCGTTTCCTACGCCACGGCCTATCCGGTGGCCTTGATCATGATGACGGTGCTGGCGAAGGTCTTGATACAAGTGATGGGCGCCGGCGGAGGGGCTGGAATGTAG
- a CDS encoding cytochrome C, producing MPIYEFYCPENNTTYSFLAKSLSYGDKTPRCPEDASFTMQKKVSNFAFVGNAKDPADADALDDIDDAKMEKVMAELERDMAGMDEENPDPKQMAHLMRKMTALTGEKMPEEMNEMIGRLEAGEDPEALEEEFGDALDGMDDFGSEDTAAGKLRQLRRRLLGSKRDPNLYDMSEYCD from the coding sequence ATGCCGATCTACGAGTTTTATTGCCCAGAGAACAACACGACTTACTCCTTCCTCGCCAAGTCGCTCTCCTATGGCGACAAGACGCCGCGCTGCCCGGAGGACGCTAGCTTCACCATGCAGAAGAAAGTGAGCAACTTCGCTTTCGTAGGGAATGCCAAGGATCCAGCCGATGCCGATGCGTTGGACGATATCGACGACGCCAAGATGGAAAAGGTCATGGCCGAGCTGGAGCGAGACATGGCGGGCATGGACGAGGAAAATCCCGACCCGAAGCAAATGGCTCACCTCATGCGTAAGATGACGGCGCTCACCGGCGAAAAGATGCCCGAGGAGATGAACGAGATGATCGGGCGTCTGGAAGCGGGGGAAGACCCGGAAGCTTTGGAAGAAGAGTTCGGCGACGCTCTCGATGGCATGGACGACTTCGGTTCGGAAGACACGGCGGCCGGGAAGCTGCGCCAGTTGCGTCGCCGCTTGCTGGGCAGCAAGCGGGACCCGAACTTGTATGATATGTCTGAATACTGCGACTAG
- a CDS encoding putative porin, with the protein MQTKLPSTLAATLALLSLAQIANAYDWEADFIFADADSSSDPVFGASLSYYLAPITHGSTTPWSEIPFTERVSELSASVLYSDQEYPYGYESEIQMYGLGYKHRDPDSPHTFSLALGYQTDEISFPRLTYGYPNGTPRQEIERFDLKSYNYGIGYSYYLQDAWTIGSALTLDESSQADQYSVKASTKRIWDLGNQRWFGLQASVAHNTLKRVNFQEDNLTFGLQGSYYLSPRTELSAEVNFPDDGKPRNVRLSAQHFLTDSTFVAIAYSHTELAFERTSIGPNGQIESDGDSSNVQAKLGLRF; encoded by the coding sequence ATGCAAACCAAGCTACCATCTACGCTCGCGGCAACGCTCGCCCTACTCTCCCTCGCCCAAATAGCGAATGCCTACGACTGGGAAGCAGACTTTATCTTTGCCGACGCAGACTCGTCTTCGGATCCGGTATTTGGAGCCAGCCTAAGCTATTACTTAGCTCCCATCACCCATGGAAGCACTACCCCGTGGAGCGAAATTCCGTTTACAGAACGCGTTTCCGAACTTTCAGCGAGTGTCCTTTATTCGGATCAAGAGTACCCATACGGATACGAGTCCGAAATCCAGATGTACGGACTCGGCTACAAACACAGAGATCCAGACTCGCCACACACCTTTTCCTTGGCACTGGGCTACCAAACCGACGAGATATCATTTCCAAGACTCACTTACGGATACCCCAACGGAACCCCGAGACAGGAGATCGAGCGATTCGACCTGAAGTCCTACAACTACGGGATCGGCTATTCCTATTACCTCCAAGATGCATGGACTATCGGCTCTGCGCTGACTCTCGACGAATCAAGCCAAGCCGATCAGTACAGCGTCAAGGCCTCAACCAAACGCATTTGGGATCTCGGAAACCAAAGATGGTTCGGACTCCAGGCCTCAGTCGCGCACAACACCCTAAAGAGGGTCAACTTCCAGGAAGACAACCTGACCTTCGGGCTCCAGGGCAGCTACTACCTTTCTCCCAGGACCGAGTTGTCTGCAGAAGTAAATTTTCCTGACGACGGCAAACCCCGGAACGTCAGACTCAGCGCCCAACACTTCCTCACTGACTCGACCTTCGTTGCGATCGCCTACTCCCACACCGAGCTAGCCTTCGAACGCACATCAATCGGCCCCAACGGCCAAATAGAAAGCGACGGCGACAGCTCAAACGTCCAAGCCAAGCTTGGCCTGCGCTTCTAG
- a CDS encoding AI-2E family transporter yields the protein MSPLLRTFLILAITLLSFWLLTIGKELIIPFVLAVFIWYLINVLSTAIMKLNIRGRTLPAGFRYIASAIVIAGALGVLFNFITQNVSEVITVAPEYQARLQPMIDKVIGWLPIEEPPSLREFVGQFNFSRLISRLASSLASIAGNASIISIYVIFLFLEQRSFGPKIKAMTRGNASASSQDIFDIITEIDQDTRKYIGIKTLTSSITGLVSYAIMASIGLDFAAFWGVLIFFLNFIPTVGSILATLFPSLLSLLAFETPLPVIGIIGGVTATQILVGNVLEPRLMGNSLNLSPLVILLSLSLWGALWGVTGMFLCVPITVITMIVCSHFPQTRPFAVLLSANGRIRGKKKE from the coding sequence ATGAGTCCCCTGCTCCGCACCTTCCTCATCCTCGCCATCACCCTCCTGTCCTTCTGGCTCCTCACGATCGGCAAGGAGCTGATCATCCCCTTCGTCCTCGCCGTCTTCATTTGGTACCTGATCAACGTGCTCTCCACCGCGATCATGAAACTCAACATACGTGGACGCACCCTCCCTGCCGGTTTCCGCTACATCGCTTCCGCCATCGTCATCGCCGGAGCCCTCGGCGTCCTCTTCAACTTCATCACGCAGAACGTGAGCGAGGTCATCACCGTCGCCCCCGAATACCAGGCCCGCCTTCAACCCATGATCGACAAAGTCATCGGCTGGCTCCCCATCGAAGAGCCCCCCAGCCTGCGAGAATTCGTCGGGCAGTTCAACTTCAGCAGGCTCATCTCCCGTCTCGCGTCCTCCCTCGCCTCAATCGCCGGAAACGCCAGCATCATTAGCATCTACGTGATCTTCCTCTTTCTGGAGCAGCGCAGCTTCGGCCCTAAAATCAAAGCCATGACCCGCGGCAACGCCAGCGCCTCTTCCCAAGACATTTTCGACATCATCACGGAAATCGACCAGGACACTCGCAAGTACATCGGCATCAAAACCCTCACCAGTTCCATCACCGGCCTAGTCAGCTACGCCATCATGGCCTCCATCGGACTCGACTTCGCCGCCTTCTGGGGAGTGCTCATCTTTTTCCTCAACTTCATCCCCACCGTCGGCTCCATCCTCGCCACCCTCTTCCCCTCGCTCCTATCGCTGCTGGCCTTCGAAACGCCTCTTCCCGTCATCGGCATTATCGGCGGCGTAACCGCCACCCAAATCCTGGTCGGCAACGTGCTCGAGCCACGCCTCATGGGCAACTCCCTCAACCTCAGCCCGCTCGTCATCCTGCTTTCACTCAGCCTTTGGGGCGCCCTCTGGGGAGTCACCGGCATGTTCCTCTGCGTGCCCATCACCGTCATCACCATGATCGTCTGCTCACACTTTCCCCAGACTCGGCCCTTCGCCGTCCTCCTCTCCGCCAACGGCCGCATCCGCGGAAAGAAGAAGGAGTAG
- the hisC gene encoding histidinol-phosphate transaminase → MTIRYSDLVKPELHSQPIYQPGKPIEEVARELGLDPRGIVKLASNENPLGASEAAIEAGKAALEEVEMYPDGGCFELKRALAEHRGLAPEQFIIGNGSNEVLEIIGHALLGPGDEAVMGKGAFIVYKLVTLLFGATPVEVPMQNFTHDLEAMAAAVTDKTKVVFLPSPDNPSGTANTEAEIRAFVEKLPEHVLFVLDEAYAEYVENAPDLRDLIAAGKKVFCTRTFSKIYGLAGLRVGYGYGSPELVSLLNRAREPFNVNSIAQAAAIAALGDQEFVADCQAANEVGRLQLETGFMSLGCEYIRSFANFVTVKVGDGVRCFEELQKAGVIVRPLAPYGMPEWVRVTIGLPEQNQVALQALTSFLKS, encoded by the coding sequence ATGACGATCCGCTATTCCGATCTCGTTAAACCAGAATTGCACTCCCAGCCGATTTACCAGCCCGGCAAACCGATCGAGGAAGTTGCCCGCGAGCTGGGGCTCGATCCCCGCGGCATCGTCAAGCTTGCTTCCAACGAAAATCCGCTCGGCGCCTCCGAGGCGGCGATCGAGGCGGGCAAGGCCGCCCTTGAGGAAGTGGAGATGTATCCAGACGGTGGATGCTTCGAACTGAAGCGGGCTCTGGCGGAGCACCGTGGCTTGGCTCCTGAGCAGTTCATCATCGGCAACGGCTCCAACGAGGTTCTGGAAATCATCGGTCACGCCTTGCTAGGTCCTGGAGACGAAGCGGTTATGGGGAAGGGCGCTTTCATTGTATACAAGTTGGTTACCTTGCTTTTCGGGGCGACTCCAGTGGAAGTTCCGATGCAAAATTTCACCCACGACCTCGAGGCCATGGCTGCAGCGGTTACGGATAAGACCAAGGTCGTCTTTTTGCCCAGTCCCGACAATCCGAGCGGAACGGCCAACACGGAGGCGGAGATCCGCGCCTTTGTGGAAAAACTTCCCGAGCACGTGCTTTTCGTCTTGGACGAAGCCTATGCGGAATACGTGGAAAATGCTCCGGATTTGCGCGACCTGATCGCGGCCGGGAAGAAAGTTTTCTGTACCCGCACCTTTTCCAAGATCTATGGCCTTGCTGGATTGCGAGTGGGCTACGGCTACGGTTCGCCGGAGCTGGTTTCCTTGCTCAATCGAGCTCGCGAGCCCTTCAACGTAAATTCGATCGCCCAAGCCGCAGCGATTGCAGCCCTTGGTGATCAGGAGTTTGTGGCGGATTGCCAAGCTGCCAACGAGGTCGGACGCTTGCAGTTGGAGACTGGTTTCATGTCGCTGGGCTGTGAATACATCCGCAGTTTCGCCAACTTCGTGACCGTGAAGGTGGGAGACGGGGTGCGTTGTTTCGAGGAGCTGCAGAAGGCGGGAGTGATCGTGCGTCCGCTCGCCCCTTACGGGATGCCCGAGTGGGTGCGGGTGACGATTGGCCTGCCCGAGCAGAACCAGGTGGCCCTGCAGGCCCTCACTTCGTTCTTGAAATCTTAG